CGACCCGCGCACCCGCGACGTCGTCTTCCGCGTGGTCGGCCGCCCCGGCGTCATCCTCGTCTCCGACGGCCCGGCGCCCCGGGTGAACCGCCTCCTCGAGGACGAGAAGCGCCGCACCGCCCGGGTGCTGCGCGACGTCCCGCTGCACACCATCCAGTGCGGCCGCGGCGAGGGCCAGACTCCGCTGCCCAAGCTGCCGAAGAAGGTCCAGCGCCTGGAGCGCAAGCTCACCAAGCAGGAGGTCGCCGAGGTCACCAAGCGCCTCAAGGCGCTCGGCGGCGTGCGGCCGCCCATCTCCAAGGGCATCGACCCGTTCCGCGCCCGGCCTGACCGGCGCGCGGTGAGGGGCCGCTGACCAGCGACGCACCGGGCGCGCAGCGGATCCGCGCGCTCGTCGTCGACGTCGACGGCGTGCTGCGCCGCTGGGACCCCGACGAGTGGGCCGACGCGGAGGCGCGCGCCGGGGTCCCCCGGGGCGCCCTGTACCGGGCGGCGTTCGACAGGCCGGCTCTGCGCTCGGTCGTGACCGGGCAGACGACCGACCGCCAGTGGCGCGAGGGCACCGCCGAGCGCCTGGCGCAGGCCCACGGCGTGCCCCTGGAGGCCGCCCGCGACGTCGTCGCCAGCTGGTCGGCCTCCGCCGGCGAGGTGGACCCGGGGGTGCTCCAGCTCGTCCGGGACCAGCGCAGGAAGCGCCGGGTGGTGCTGCTGAGCAACGCCACGGACCGGCTCGACACCGACCTCGTCCGCCTCGGCGTGGAGGACGAGGTGGACGGCGTCTACGCGACCTGGCGCATCGGCCTGGCCAAGCCGGACCCCGCCGTGTACCGGCACGTCGCCGCCGACCTCGACCTGCCCACCGCGGCGTGCGCCTTCGTGGACGACTCCCCCCGCCACGTGGCCGGCGCCGAGGCCGCCGGGATGGTGGCGCACCTGTTCACCGGCGCGGCTGACCTGGGGGCCTTCCTCGCGCGACTCGACAGCTGACCATGCCTCGCAGGTACCGGAGCGCTGCCTGGAAAGCATCGGCCAACTGCCGGGACGTCTCTGGACAGGCGCTGCCACGACCCCGAAAGTTGCCCGGGCGCTCCAGTGCGGGAGCGCTCCACGTGGGCGTGAGGAGCAGCGATGACGGCGACGAGCACCCCGGCCGCCGGGGCCGGCACCAGGGGCGGGGGCCTGACCCGCAGCCTCGGCCTGATCGCCCTGGTCGGGCTCGGCCTGGGCTACATGACGCCCACGGTGGTCTTCGACACCTTCGGGATCGTCTCGGACACCACCGGCGGGGCGGTGCCGTCGGCCTACGTCCTGGCGCTGGTGGTCATGGCGCTGACGGCCACGAGCTACGGCAAGCTCGTCTCGGTCTTCCCCTCGGCGGGGTCGGCGTACACCTACGTGCGCGAGGCGATGCACCCCAACCTCGGCTTCATGGTCGGCTGGTCGTCGCTGCTCGACTACCTGCTCCTGCCGATGGTCAACGCCCTCATCGTCAAGCTGTACGTGGAGCAGGTCTTCCCGACCGTGCCCAGCTGGCTGGTGGTGGTCGTCTACACGGTCTGCACCACCACGCTGGTGGCCATCACGATGCGCGGCACGTCCCGGGTGAACCTCGTGCTGCTGGCCGCGGCCATCACGGTGATGGCCGTCTTCGTGGTCATCGCCAGCTACCAGCTGCTGCAGGGCGAGGGCGCCGGCACGCTCGTCAGCACGCGCGCCTTCGCCGGACCGGAGACGACGCTGCCGCTGGTCCTCACCGGCGCCACGGTCGTGTGCTTCTCCTTCATCGGCTTCGACGCGGTGACGATGTACGCCGAGGAGGCCAAGACCCCCAGGACCCTCCCCCGGGCGATCATGCTGACGGTGCTGCTGGGCGGCGGGATCTTCCTCGTGGCGGCGTACGTGACGCAGCTGCGCTTCCCCACCAACGCGCCGTTCGGCGAGTTCACCGACGACCCGCTGCCCCAGATCGGCCACCTCGTGGGCGGCCCGCTGTTCCAGGCGCTCCTCGTGGGAGCGGCGTTCGTGGCCACCGTGGCCTCGGGCCTGGCCTCGCACGCCAGCGTCGCCCGCATGCTGCTGGTGATGGGTCGCAACGGCGCCCTGCCCGGTCGCGGGCTGCGCTGGATCAACCCGCGCACGCACACCCCGGTGGTCAACATCATCATCGTCGGCGCCGTGTGCCTGCTGGCGGTGGACTTCTCCCTCGAGCTCATCTCGGCCTGCATCAACTTCGGCGCCCTGGTGGCGTTCACGTTCGTCAACGCCTCGGTGATCGCTCACTTCGCCGTCCGGCGGCGCGAGCTCCGCACCGCCGGGGAGTGGGTCCGCAACGCGATCGTCCCCGGCGTCGCGACGCTCATGACCGTGCTGCTGTGGACCCAGCTCCACAGCGACGCGCTCATCGCCGGCGGCGTGTGGGCCGCGATCGGCCTGACCTACCTGCTGGTCTACACCCGCGGTCTGCGCCGCCCGATGGCCTCGCTCGAGGAGTAGGGACGACGACCTCTCGACCGGGGGGGGTCAGCGGCCCTCGTGGGCCGCGAGGAGCGTCAGCGCCGCGAGGGTCATCGCGTCGACGAGCCGGCCGTCGCTGATCATGGCGGCCAGCTCGTCGCGGGAGACCCAGCGGGTGATGAGGTCGGCCTCGGACTCCTCCAGCTGCTGCTCCCCCGGGGTGAGCCCCTCGGCGAGCCAGGCGTGGCCGCGCTGGGAGGCCATGCCGGCGGCCAGGTCGACGCTGCCCAGCGGGGTGAGGCGCGCCGCGCGCAGGCCGGTCTCCTCGGCCAGCTCGGCGCGGGCGAGGTCCTCCAGGGACCCGGAGGCGCCGGCGGGCCAGGTGCCCTGCGGGAACTCCCAGCGGCGGGCGCCCACCGGGTAGCGGTACTGCTCGACGAGCCACCACCCCTCGCCGGGCCCGTCGGCGGCGGTGGTGCGGGGCAGCACGATGCAGAAGTCGGGCTTGTCCACCACCCCGTACACGCCGGTGGTGCCGTCCTCGCGCCGGACCAGGTCCTCTCGGACGCTGATCCAGGGGTTGGCGTACACGACGCGGGTCTCGACCTGCTCCACGACGACGACGCTAGCGCCGGCGCAGCAGCGCGGTGCCGGCGAGCCTGTCGTGCAGCTGGCGCCCGTCCCCGCCCGGCAGGAACGCGGGGAGCACCAGGGCGACGAGCACCGCGCGCAGCAGCGCGGCTAGCGGCGGCGGAGGCGTCGTCGTCGTGACGAGCCGGTGGACGCGCAGGCCCACGAGGGCGTGCCCGAAGCTGCCGCCCAGGGTGGCGACCAGCAGCACCTGCTCGGCCACGAAGAGCAGCAGGGTGGCGAACGGGTCGTAGTCGAAGAACGCGAACGAGACGAGCGAGCAGGCCAGCCAGTCCACGACGATCGCGATGACGCGCCGCCCAGGGGTGGCCATCGAGCCGGGGCCCGCCTCGGGCAGACCCAGCCCCTGACCGGGCCAGGCGTCCACGGGTGCGCTCACCCGCCCCAGGCTAGGCGAGGGGTCAGGCGGGCGTGAGCCGGTGGAGCACCAGCGCGGCGGTGGCGCGGGTGCGGCCGTCGGCGGTGGCCAGGCGGTAGCCCAGCAGCTCCTCCAGGCGTCCCAGCCGGGTCTGGACGGTGGAGTGGTGCAGGCCCAGCACCGCGGAGGCTGCGCGGCTGCTCTCGGTGCGCACCACGGCTTCCAGCGTGTCCAGCCCCCACGGCTCGCGGGCGGCCTCGCGCAGCGCCACGACGTCGGGGTGGGAGGCGCGCACCGCAGCCGGTACGTCGGCCAGCAGGCTGAGCGCACCGAGCTCCTCCCACCGCACCACCGGCGCGATGCGCGAGGCCAGCCGCAGGGCCACCAGCGCCTGGGACCACGACGCCGGCAGGTCGTGCAGGCCGACGGCGCTGCCGACCCCCGCCAGGCAGGCGGAGGAGAAGCGCACGGCTTCGACCAGCGAGGCCCGGACGTCGCCGTCCGGGGTGGCCAGCACGGCGCTGCGGCGGCTGAAGGGCGCCGGTGCGCCGGCCGCCGAGGCGACCACGTGCACCCGGGCGCCCTCAGGCAGGCGCAGGCGGCGGGCGGCCTTGCGGCGGGCGTCGTCCGAGGAGGTCGACAGGAGGATCTCGACGGCGCCCGCGTCGTCGTCCAGCGCCACCGGGGAGACCCGCTCGAGGGTGAGGTGGACACCGGCGGCGAGCCGCTCCAGCAGCACGCCGTCCAGGGAGCTGGGCACGGGGCGCTCCACCCACACCACGGCCCCGGAGCCGTCGTCGAGCAGGTGGTGCGGCCAGCGCTCGGCCTGGGCGGGGTCGGTGACCGGATCGGTCGGGCGCCCGTCGGCTCCCACGCGCAGGTGGAGGCGGTGCTGGGGGTGGGCGAGCCCCGCGGGGTGACCGGCCAGGACGGCGGCACCGCGCAGGAACGACTCCAGCCCCGCGCCCCGGCCGAGCAGGGTGTCGAAGTGGAGGATGATCTTCATGGCGGCGCCGGCGTCCTCGTCGAGGGCGCTGAGCCGCTGGATCAGCTCCTTCACGGTCGCATCACCGGGTCATCGTCCCCTCAGGGCCTGCCGCTGACGCCGAAGACCCTGTCGAGCCAGTTGCGCGCGGAGTGCAGCGCCCCCTGCGCCAGCACCGTGTGCTCGAAGGTGCCGAAGCCGTGGACGCCGCCGGACCACACGTGGAGCTCGGCCTGGCCGCCGTGGGCCCAGGTGCGGCTGGCGTGCTCCACGGCCTCGTCCCGGAAGACCTCGGCGCTGCCGACCTCGACGAACGCCGGTGGCAGGCCCGAGAGGTCCTGGGCGCGCGCGGGGGCGGCGTAGGCGGGCACGGCGTCCGTGCCGTGCAGCGGCCCCAGCAGCGAGCGCCACGCCAGCTCGTTCTCCACGGCGTTCCACATGCCGGTGGGGTACTGCCGGGTGGAGCAGGTGGTGCCGCGGTCGTCGAGCATCGGGGCCAGGAGCAGCTGCCCGGCCAGCTCCGGGCCGCCCCGGTCGCGGGCCATGAGGGCGGCGGCCGCCGCCAGCCCCCCACCGGCGCTGATGCCGGCGAGGACTCCCGCGGCCGGGTTCAGCCGCAGCTCCTCGGCGCGCTCGGCGAGGTGCAGCAGCCCCGCGTAGACGTCCTCCTGGGGCACCGGGTACGGGTGCTCCGGGGCCCTGCGGTACTCGACGGTCGCGACCACGGCGTTGTATCGCTCGACCCAGTCGAGGAAGACGTCGGCGCCGCTCCAGCGGGTGCCGAGCATCATCCCGCCGCCGTGCACGAAGTACACCAGCGGGCTCGTGGCGGTCCGGTCCGGTCGGTGCACGAGCGTCAGCGGCACCGGGGCGCCGTCGTGACCGGTGGCGGTCAGCTCGGTCCGGACCAGCCCCAGGTCGACCACCCGCTGCTGGGCCAGCTCGGCGGCGGCGTCGTCCTCGGCGCGCTTGAGCGGGATGTCGGCCTCGGTGATGGGTGAGGGGGTCTCGAGCTGCACCGCGAGCGCGGCCGCGACCTCGGGGTCCATCGGCGGTGCGGGCACCAGCCCGTTGGCAGACGTCGTCATGTGCTCACCAGACCTCGTCGAGGCAGCGCGGGGCCGTCGGTGGCCCGCGCCGGGCGTCCAGCCTCGGACACGGCGGCGCGCAGCGGGAAGCCGCCACCGCGACGGAACCGCCCCCCGCCAGCGCGCCACGTGGCGGTTGTCCACCCACCCCCGCCGCGCGGAGCCTTGGTGGCGCCGGGTGACCACCGCCCCGCGCTGCCAAAGGAGGCACGAGATGTCCCACACCCCCGCCGCGCCCAGGGCCGCCCGGCTGCTGCGCCGCCCCGCCGGCGTCGCCGCGCTGGCCGCCGCCGGACTCCTGCTGGCCGGGTGCTCCGCGCCGGGCAGCGACACCGCGGCCAGCGGCCCGTCGTCGACGTCGACCCTGGCCGCCGGCCAGAAGCCGAGCTGCGGCACCGAGCCCGTGAAGCTGTCGGCGTACATCGAGTCCGGCTTTCCCCTGCCGAAGGCGCTCTTCGACGAGTTCACCAAGGCCAACCCCAACGTCACCTTCGACGTGCGCGAGGACCAGTTCGCCGTCATCACGCAGAACGCGCCCCGCGTGCTCGCCGACAACCCGCCGGACCTCATGCGCCTGCCGCAGATGTCCGAGCTGGCCAAGGACGGGCTGCTCAAGGACCTCGACCCCTACGCGAAGGCCTTCGGGTGGGACCAGTGGCCCGCCTCCCAGCTGCAGCAGCTGCGGGTGGGGTCGAACGGCGAGCGCGGCGACGGCGCCCTGCAGGCGCTCGGCCTGAACTTCAGCATGACCGGCGTCTTCTACAACAAGGACCTCGCCGCGAAGATCGGCATGACGCAACCGCCGACCACGATCGCAGAGCTGGACGACGCCCTGGCCAAGGCCAAGGCCGCGGGCATCACCCCCATCCAGCAGTTCAACGGCGGCGCCACGGGCGGTCTGCTGTTCCCGCTGCAGAACCTCATGGCCGCCTACGGCTCCCCCGGCGACCTCAACGACTGGATCTTCAACAAGTCCGGCGCCACGATCGACACCCCGCAGAACCTCCAGGCCGCGCAGAAGCTGGAGGAGTGGATCAAGGCCGGGTACTTCGCCTCCGACGTCAACTCCGTCGACTACCCGACGATGATGAGCCGCTTCATCGGCGGCGACGGCCTGTTCATGTTCGACGGCGACTGGGAGTCCGCCAACCTCGACGAGCAGATGACGGGCAAGGCCGGGTTCTTCCTCATGCCGGCCCAGGAGGCGGGCGGCAAGCAGGCCGCGATGTCGGCGCCGCTCACGTTCGGCATCGCGAACAAGGCGCCGCACGCCGACTGCGCGGCTGCCTTCCTCGACTGGGTGGCCACCGACCAGCAGGCCCGCACCACCACCGTGCAGGTGGGCGGCTCGCACCCGATGGGACCCGCCGACGCCTTCATGCCTCCGACCGAGGCCAGCTCGGTGACGGCGCAGACCCTGGAGGCCGGCGCCAAGATCACCGCCGACGACGGCGCGATGGACTTCCTCGCCAACGCCACCGGCGCGATCTACGCGCAGAGCTGGACGCCCAACCTGCAGAAGATGGCGGCCGGCCAGCAGACGCCCGACGGACTGCTGAAGAGCGTGCAGTCCGACTACGAGAGCCAGGTCGGGAACTGACCTTGGCGCTCCTGACCCGGTCCGCCCGCCGCCCCGCGCGGCGGCGGGCGGCCGCCTGGGCGGGCTGGCTGTTCGTGCTGCCCGCGCTGCTGTTCTACGGGGTCTTCGTGCTGCGCCCGATCGCGCTGACGCTGCAGTACTCCCTGTACGACTGGAACGGCATCGGGCTGGCGCGCTTCGTCGGGGTGGACAACTACGTCCGCATCCTCACCGACGAGCGCCTGCTCAGCCCGATCCTGCACGCCTTCGAGCTCATCATCTTCTTCAGCGCCGTCCCGGTGGTGCTGGGACTGCTCGTGGCGAACACCATCCGCGGCATCGCCACCACCCGGCTGGCCGGCGTGGCCCGGACCGTGGTCTTCATGCCGCAGGTCATCCCGCTGGTGGCCGCCGGCATCATGTGGAGCTGGCTGCTCTCGAGCACGGGCCTGGTCAACCAGCTCCTGCGGGCGGTCGGCCTGGGGCAGCTGGCGCGCGCCTGGCTCGGGGAGTTCGACACGGCCCTGCCCGCCGTCGGCCTCATCGGCGCCTGGGTGCTCCTGGGGCTGTGCACCGTGCTGCTCCTGGCGGGCATGGGCAAGATCGACACCGCGCTCTACGAGGCGGCCCGCCTGGACGGCGCCGGACCCGTGCAGGAGTTCTTCGCGGTGACCCTGCCCGGGCTGCGCCAGGAGATCGCCGTGTGCGTGACGGTGACGGTCATCGCGGCGCTGTCGAGCTTCGACATCGTCTACATCTCCACCCAGGGCGGCCCCGGCGGCGCCACCAGCGTGCCGGGCCTGCAGATCTTCTACCTCGCCTTCTCCCAGCGCGAGGTGGGCCTGGCCAGCGCCCTGGCGATGGCGCTCATGGTGCTCGTCGTCCTCGTGGTGCTTCCGGTCCAGTGGGTCACCCGCAGGGGCGAGGAGTGATCGTCTCGCGCCGCGAGGCGCTGCTCGGACGGGTGCTCCTCGTCGTCCTCATGGCCGTGACGATCGTGCCGTTCATCAGCCTCTTCGTCACCGCGCTGCACCCCGGTGGCACCTACCCGCAGGGCATCACGTGGCCCGAGGACCCGCAGTGGGGCAACTTCGCGCGGGCCGTCGAGGCGGCCCAGATGGGCAAGCTGCTCGGGTCCACGCTGCTCATCGAGGTGGGGGTGGTGCCTGCGGCGCTGCTGTTCGCCACCATGGCCGGCTTCGCGCTGGGGCAGCTGCGCATCCGGGGCCACCGCGTGCTGCTGGTGCTCTTCCTCCTGGGACTGACGCTGCCCTTCGAGGGCGTCGTCATCCCGCTGTACTACCAGGTGCGGGAGATGGGTCTGCTCGGCACGCGCTGGGCCATCGTGCTCCCGCTGCTGGGGCTGTACATGCCGTTCGCCGTGGTGTGGATGCGGGCGCACTTCGCGACCGTGCCCGCCGAGCTGTCCGAGGCCGCGCGCGTGGACGGCGCAGGGCTCTGGCAGCTCTTCTGGCGCATCCACGTCCCGCTGGCCCGCCCGGCGCTGGCGAGCCTGGGGATCCTGCTGTTCCTGTGGACGTGGAACCAGTTCCTGCTGGCGATCGTCATGGTGGACGACCCCACCCGGCGCACCATGGCGGGGGCCCTGGGCGCCTTCCAGGGCCAGTACGGCACGGACATCCCCCTGCTGTGCGCGGGGTCGCTGCTCATCCTGGCGCCCACCCTGCTGGTGTTCTTCGTGTTCCAGCGGCAGTTCGCGGCGGCGCTGCTCGCCGGCGCGGTGAAGGGCTGAGACACCCTGCACCACCCCTGACCGGCCGTCGGCGCCGGGCCGATCTCCGGCGCCGACGGCCACCCCCGTAACGTTCCCGAAATGCCGGCGTCACGTGCCGGAGACGCGTGCTCCCTAGCGTGCGACGACGGCAGACGCACCAAGACGTGCCAGCGCGACCCCCCGAGGAGGGTGGATGTTCAAGGACGCGAACGAGGTCACCAGGTACATCAGCGACAACGACGTCAAGTTCGTCGACGTCCGCTTCTGCGACCTGCCCGGTGTGATGCAGCACTTCAACGTGCCCGCGGCCACCGTGGACGAGGACTTCTTCACCGAGGGCCAGATGTTCGACGGGTCCTCGATCCGCGGCTTCCAGGCCATCAACGAGTCGGACATGAAGCTGGTGCCGGACCTCGACACCGCCTACGTCGACCCGTTCCGCGTCGAGAAGACGCTGAACATCAACATGCACATCGTCGACCCGATCACGGGCGAGCCGTACAGCCGGGACCCGCGCCAGATCGCCGCGAAGGCCGAGGCGTACCTCAAGAGCACGGGGATCGCCGACACGGCGTTCTTCGCGCCGGAGGCCGAGTTCTACATCTTCGACGACGTGCGCTTCAAGACCTCCCAGCAGGAGGCCTACTACCACATCGACTCCATCGAGGCCGCGTGGAACACCGGTCGCGTGGAGGAGGGCGGCAACCGCGGGTACAAGACGCCCTACAAGGGCGGCTACTTCCCGGTCCCGCCGACCGACCACTACTCCGACCTGCGCGACCAGATGAGCCTGGCGCTCGACGCACAGGGCCTCGGCGTGGAGCGCGCCCACCACGAGGTGGGCACCGCCGGCCAGACCGAGATCAACTACCGGTTCGACACGCTCGCCAAGTCGGCCGACAAGATCATGCTGTTCAAGTACATCATCAAGAACGTGGCGTGGGAGGCCGGCAAGACGGTCACCTTCATGCCGAAGCCGCTCTTCGGTGACAACGGCTCGGGCATGCACGTGCACCAGTCGCTGTGGAAGGACGGCTCGCCGCTCTTCTACGACGAGTCCGGCTACGGCGGTCTGTCCGACATGGCCCGCTGGTACATCGGCGGTCTGCTGCACCACGCTCCGTCGCTGCTGGCCTTCACCAACCCGACGGTGAACAGCTACCACCGCCTGGTCCCGGGCTACGAGGCCCCGGTGAACCTCGTGTACTCGGCGCGCAACCGCTCCGCGTGCGTGCGCATCCCGATCACGGGCTCCAACCCCAAGGCCAAGCGCATCGAGTTCCGCGTGCCGGACCCGTCGTGCAACCCGTACCTGGCGTTCTCCGCGATGCTGCTGGCCGGCATCAACGGCATCCAGAACCGGATCGAGCCGCCGGACCCGGTGGACAAGGACCTGTACGAGCTGCCGCCCGAGGAGCACGACGCCATCGCGCAGGTGCCGGGCTCGCTCGGCGCCGTCCTCGACGCGCTCGAGGAGGACCACACGTACCTCACCG
This portion of the Quadrisphaera setariae genome encodes:
- a CDS encoding HAD-IA family hydrolase translates to MRALVVDVDGVLRRWDPDEWADAEARAGVPRGALYRAAFDRPALRSVVTGQTTDRQWREGTAERLAQAHGVPLEAARDVVASWSASAGEVDPGVLQLVRDQRRKRRVVLLSNATDRLDTDLVRLGVEDEVDGVYATWRIGLAKPDPAVYRHVAADLDLPTAACAFVDDSPRHVAGAEAAGMVAHLFTGAADLGAFLARLDS
- a CDS encoding APC family permease; translation: MTATSTPAAGAGTRGGGLTRSLGLIALVGLGLGYMTPTVVFDTFGIVSDTTGGAVPSAYVLALVVMALTATSYGKLVSVFPSAGSAYTYVREAMHPNLGFMVGWSSLLDYLLLPMVNALIVKLYVEQVFPTVPSWLVVVVYTVCTTTLVAITMRGTSRVNLVLLAAAITVMAVFVVIASYQLLQGEGAGTLVSTRAFAGPETTLPLVLTGATVVCFSFIGFDAVTMYAEEAKTPRTLPRAIMLTVLLGGGIFLVAAYVTQLRFPTNAPFGEFTDDPLPQIGHLVGGPLFQALLVGAAFVATVASGLASHASVARMLLVMGRNGALPGRGLRWINPRTHTPVVNIIIVGAVCLLAVDFSLELISACINFGALVAFTFVNASVIAHFAVRRRELRTAGEWVRNAIVPGVATLMTVLLWTQLHSDALIAGGVWAAIGLTYLLVYTRGLRRPMASLEE
- a CDS encoding NUDIX domain-containing protein, with the translated sequence MEQVETRVVYANPWISVREDLVRREDGTTGVYGVVDKPDFCIVLPRTTAADGPGEGWWLVEQYRYPVGARRWEFPQGTWPAGASGSLEDLARAELAEETGLRAARLTPLGSVDLAAGMASQRGHAWLAEGLTPGEQQLEESEADLITRWVSRDELAAMISDGRLVDAMTLAALTLLAAHEGR
- a CDS encoding helix-turn-helix domain-containing protein gives rise to the protein MKELIQRLSALDEDAGAAMKIILHFDTLLGRGAGLESFLRGAAVLAGHPAGLAHPQHRLHLRVGADGRPTDPVTDPAQAERWPHHLLDDGSGAVVWVERPVPSSLDGVLLERLAAGVHLTLERVSPVALDDDAGAVEILLSTSSDDARRKAARRLRLPEGARVHVVASAAGAPAPFSRRSAVLATPDGDVRASLVEAVRFSSACLAGVGSAVGLHDLPASWSQALVALRLASRIAPVVRWEELGALSLLADVPAAVRASHPDVVALREAAREPWGLDTLEAVVRTESSRAASAVLGLHHSTVQTRLGRLEELLGYRLATADGRTRATAALVLHRLTPA
- a CDS encoding alpha/beta hydrolase; protein product: MTTSANGLVPAPPMDPEVAAALAVQLETPSPITEADIPLKRAEDDAAAELAQQRVVDLGLVRTELTATGHDGAPVPLTLVHRPDRTATSPLVYFVHGGGMMLGTRWSGADVFLDWVERYNAVVATVEYRRAPEHPYPVPQEDVYAGLLHLAERAEELRLNPAAGVLAGISAGGGLAAAAALMARDRGGPELAGQLLLAPMLDDRGTTCSTRQYPTGMWNAVENELAWRSLLGPLHGTDAVPAYAAPARAQDLSGLPPAFVEVGSAEVFRDEAVEHASRTWAHGGQAELHVWSGGVHGFGTFEHTVLAQGALHSARNWLDRVFGVSGRP
- a CDS encoding ABC transporter substrate-binding protein, whose protein sequence is MSHTPAAPRAARLLRRPAGVAALAAAGLLLAGCSAPGSDTAASGPSSTSTLAAGQKPSCGTEPVKLSAYIESGFPLPKALFDEFTKANPNVTFDVREDQFAVITQNAPRVLADNPPDLMRLPQMSELAKDGLLKDLDPYAKAFGWDQWPASQLQQLRVGSNGERGDGALQALGLNFSMTGVFYNKDLAAKIGMTQPPTTIAELDDALAKAKAAGITPIQQFNGGATGGLLFPLQNLMAAYGSPGDLNDWIFNKSGATIDTPQNLQAAQKLEEWIKAGYFASDVNSVDYPTMMSRFIGGDGLFMFDGDWESANLDEQMTGKAGFFLMPAQEAGGKQAAMSAPLTFGIANKAPHADCAAAFLDWVATDQQARTTTVQVGGSHPMGPADAFMPPTEASSVTAQTLEAGAKITADDGAMDFLANATGAIYAQSWTPNLQKMAAGQQTPDGLLKSVQSDYESQVGN
- a CDS encoding carbohydrate ABC transporter permease; the encoded protein is MALLTRSARRPARRRAAAWAGWLFVLPALLFYGVFVLRPIALTLQYSLYDWNGIGLARFVGVDNYVRILTDERLLSPILHAFELIIFFSAVPVVLGLLVANTIRGIATTRLAGVARTVVFMPQVIPLVAAGIMWSWLLSSTGLVNQLLRAVGLGQLARAWLGEFDTALPAVGLIGAWVLLGLCTVLLLAGMGKIDTALYEAARLDGAGPVQEFFAVTLPGLRQEIAVCVTVTVIAALSSFDIVYISTQGGPGGATSVPGLQIFYLAFSQREVGLASALAMALMVLVVLVVLPVQWVTRRGEE
- a CDS encoding carbohydrate ABC transporter permease, whose amino-acid sequence is MIVSRREALLGRVLLVVLMAVTIVPFISLFVTALHPGGTYPQGITWPEDPQWGNFARAVEAAQMGKLLGSTLLIEVGVVPAALLFATMAGFALGQLRIRGHRVLLVLFLLGLTLPFEGVVIPLYYQVREMGLLGTRWAIVLPLLGLYMPFAVVWMRAHFATVPAELSEAARVDGAGLWQLFWRIHVPLARPALASLGILLFLWTWNQFLLAIVMVDDPTRRTMAGALGAFQGQYGTDIPLLCAGSLLILAPTLLVFFVFQRQFAAALLAGAVKG
- the glnA gene encoding type I glutamate--ammonia ligase, which encodes MFKDANEVTRYISDNDVKFVDVRFCDLPGVMQHFNVPAATVDEDFFTEGQMFDGSSIRGFQAINESDMKLVPDLDTAYVDPFRVEKTLNINMHIVDPITGEPYSRDPRQIAAKAEAYLKSTGIADTAFFAPEAEFYIFDDVRFKTSQQEAYYHIDSIEAAWNTGRVEEGGNRGYKTPYKGGYFPVPPTDHYSDLRDQMSLALDAQGLGVERAHHEVGTAGQTEINYRFDTLAKSADKIMLFKYIIKNVAWEAGKTVTFMPKPLFGDNGSGMHVHQSLWKDGSPLFYDESGYGGLSDMARWYIGGLLHHAPSLLAFTNPTVNSYHRLVPGYEAPVNLVYSARNRSACVRIPITGSNPKAKRIEFRVPDPSCNPYLAFSAMLLAGINGIQNRIEPPDPVDKDLYELPPEEHDAIAQVPGSLGAVLDALEEDHTYLTDSGVFTEDLIETWIEYKRKNEIDPIRFRPHPHEFEMYYDI